From the Accumulibacter sp. genome, one window contains:
- a CDS encoding inorganic phosphate transporter produces MDTIYWLAVATVVIVLFFDYTNGFHDAANIVATVIASRAMTPIQAVCIVGFFEFMGPLLGGTAVANTIGKFVDLSSLDKQTAILILFCGLLGAIVWNLATWWLGIPSSSSHALVGGVAGAVVAAAGSQFVIWGWTPLMQEGKLLGVMKVLVSLFVSPVLGFWVGFLIHRAGRRLLAGAKPTVNDKLRKMQFFTAAGLAFSHGANDAQKSMGMLTPILTS; encoded by the coding sequence ATGGATACAATCTACTGGCTGGCGGTGGCGACGGTGGTGATCGTGCTGTTCTTCGATTACACCAACGGCTTCCACGACGCGGCAAACATCGTTGCCACGGTGATCGCATCGCGCGCGATGACACCGATCCAGGCCGTCTGCATCGTTGGCTTCTTCGAGTTCATGGGCCCGCTGCTCGGCGGCACCGCCGTCGCCAACACGATCGGCAAGTTCGTCGACCTGTCGTCGCTCGACAAACAGACGGCGATCCTGATCCTGTTCTGCGGCCTGCTCGGAGCCATCGTCTGGAACCTTGCGACCTGGTGGCTGGGCATCCCCTCCTCTTCGTCGCACGCGCTCGTTGGCGGCGTCGCCGGTGCCGTGGTCGCCGCAGCCGGATCACAGTTCGTCATCTGGGGGTGGACGCCGCTGATGCAGGAAGGCAAGCTGCTCGGCGTGATGAAGGTGCTGGTGTCGCTCTTCGTCTCGCCCGTGCTCGGCTTCTGGGTCGGCTTCCTGATCCATCGCGCGGGGAGACGCCTGCTCGCGGGCGCCAAGCCGACGGTCAACGACAAACTTCGGAAGATGCAGTTCTTCACCGCCGCCGGCCTCGCCTTCTCGCACGGCGCCAACGACGCGCAGAAGAGCATGGGCATGCTGACCCCAATCCTCACAAGTTAG
- a CDS encoding IS4 family transposase, with protein MFSQELLQVARLDPKHFTRCRTLTLPTVLSFLLSSVHAAVQSELDQFFANLRNRADSVREVTAQAFYQARYKINALVFGEVNQHLMGLVEEHLPIPRWRGFRVVAVDGSAVRLTMMKDNVRSIVTGMAFGLYLPGIELFLNFRLHEPLSDERQMFFEAIDCLRSDDVLVMDRGFPCRWLVSALTARRIPFCIRCDLSQGFKVVREFLQSGRSEQVVVLRAPNARDAEDYECPATPTTVRLVRVTTPNGRVHVVMTSLLDPVTFPAAAFAELYHGRWRIEEAFKRIKHRLQLEHTSGLSWHAARQDFGAKAVFDNLNALAAYVATHTLLDPGSSYKINRTLEIDKIKRQIGRWLLAATATTRRLKPILEEIALNLQKFVPNRSQPRKPQPKPHLSHAYK; from the coding sequence CTGTTTTCTCAAGAGTTGCTCCAAGTGGCTCGCCTCGACCCCAAACACTTCACCCGCTGCCGTACCCTCACCCTGCCAACCGTCCTCAGTTTTCTGCTCTCCAGCGTCCACGCCGCCGTCCAGTCGGAACTCGATCAGTTCTTCGCCAACCTGCGCAATCGCGCCGACTCGGTCCGTGAGGTCACCGCTCAAGCCTTCTACCAGGCACGTTACAAGATCAACGCGCTGGTGTTCGGCGAGGTCAATCAGCACCTGATGGGACTGGTGGAGGAACACTTGCCGATCCCGCGCTGGAGAGGCTTTCGGGTGGTCGCTGTGGATGGCAGCGCGGTTCGCCTGACGATGATGAAGGACAACGTCCGGTCGATCGTCACAGGCATGGCTTTCGGCCTCTACCTGCCGGGGATCGAGCTGTTCCTGAACTTCCGCCTGCATGAGCCTTTGTCCGATGAGCGTCAGATGTTCTTCGAGGCGATCGATTGTCTGCGCTCCGACGATGTGCTCGTGATGGACCGCGGCTTTCCATGTCGTTGGCTGGTGTCGGCGCTGACGGCACGTCGCATCCCCTTCTGCATCCGCTGCGATTTGTCTCAAGGATTCAAAGTGGTACGCGAGTTCCTGCAGTCCGGTCGAAGCGAGCAGGTCGTCGTCTTGCGCGCGCCCAATGCCCGTGATGCCGAGGACTATGAATGCCCGGCCACGCCGACCACGGTTCGCTTGGTGCGGGTGACGACACCGAACGGACGGGTGCATGTGGTGATGACCTCGCTCCTCGATCCAGTGACCTTTCCCGCCGCCGCGTTTGCCGAGCTGTACCACGGCCGCTGGCGAATCGAAGAGGCGTTCAAACGGATCAAGCACCGGCTGCAACTGGAACATACCTCCGGCTTGTCCTGGCATGCGGCGCGCCAGGATTTCGGCGCCAAGGCGGTCTTCGACAACCTCAACGCACTGGCCGCCTATGTCGCGACCCACACCCTTCTCGACCCCGGTTCGTCCTACAAGATCAACCGCACCTTGGAAATCGACAAGATCAAGCGACAGATCGGTCGTTGGCTCCTGGCTGCAACCGCCACCACTCGCCGCCTCAAGCCCATCCTCGAGGAAATCGCCCTGAACCTCCAGAAGTTCGTCCCCAATCGCTCCCAACCGCGAAAACCGCAGCCGAAACCGCACCTGTCGCACGCCTATAAGTGA
- a CDS encoding DUF47 domain-containing protein — translation MDTNPSEANKPIFRRLYERVFPTVADFFGMLGEQSANAAETTRLLVEFMETGDVAVSQRVRADEHEADRVKASNLGVLSEAFSTPIDREDIHAAIMTLDDIVNYCKSTVVEMDVLGLQPDKHSLEMAMHLREGAEALARGFGRLGSDPAAAGGDAAAARKAERTVEKAYRRAIAELFQGDDYLHMFKRRETYRHLSNAADRVSDAAAALDSIVVKLC, via the coding sequence ATGGATACCAACCCAAGCGAAGCCAACAAGCCGATCTTCCGCCGGCTCTACGAACGCGTCTTCCCGACCGTCGCCGATTTCTTCGGAATGCTCGGCGAACAGAGCGCCAATGCCGCCGAGACCACCCGCCTGCTCGTCGAGTTCATGGAAACCGGCGACGTGGCGGTCAGCCAGCGGGTGCGGGCCGACGAGCACGAGGCCGACCGCGTCAAGGCGAGCAACCTCGGCGTCCTCAGCGAGGCGTTTTCGACGCCGATCGACCGCGAGGACATCCACGCCGCGATCATGACGCTCGACGACATCGTCAATTACTGCAAGTCGACGGTGGTCGAGATGGATGTCCTCGGACTGCAGCCCGACAAGCACAGCCTCGAGATGGCGATGCACCTGCGCGAGGGCGCGGAAGCGCTGGCGCGCGGCTTTGGCCGGCTCGGCAGCGATCCGGCGGCCGCCGGCGGCGACGCGGCAGCGGCCCGCAAGGCCGAGCGGACGGTCGAGAAGGCCTACCGCCGCGCGATCGCCGAACTCTTCCAGGGAGACGACTACCTGCACATGTTCAAGCGGCGCGAAACCTACCGCCACCTGTCGAATGCGGCCGACCGTGTCTCCGATGCGGCAGCGGCGCTCGACAGTATCGTCGTCAAGCTGTGCTGA
- a CDS encoding SCO family protein has protein sequence MMSRGFGVALCVALLLFLRGQCAAADDGAADLPARYLLMDANGRAVSNEDFPGRLQLISFGYTFCPDVCPTTLAEMVAVLGVLGPDAERLQAIFISVDPERDTASMLRSYVSFFDPRIIGLSGSPALVRRAADHFGVRYEQVREPGAPADQYAVDHSVGMFLLAADGRYLRRFAYATPATEIAARIREIMGASPQRPGQQRQPAATGR, from the coding sequence ATGATGAGCCGGGGCTTCGGCGTCGCGCTGTGCGTCGCGCTCCTCCTCTTCCTCCGCGGGCAGTGTGCGGCTGCGGACGATGGCGCGGCCGACTTGCCGGCGCGCTACCTGCTGATGGACGCCAACGGGCGCGCAGTCAGCAACGAGGATTTTCCGGGCCGCCTGCAACTGATCAGTTTTGGCTACACGTTCTGCCCGGATGTCTGTCCGACGACGCTGGCCGAGATGGTGGCGGTGCTCGGCGTCCTCGGTCCGGATGCCGAGCGCCTGCAGGCGATCTTCATCAGTGTCGATCCGGAACGTGACACAGCGAGCATGCTGCGCAGTTACGTCAGCTTCTTCGATCCGCGGATCATCGGGCTCAGCGGATCGCCAGCCCTCGTCCGGCGTGCCGCAGACCATTTCGGCGTGCGCTACGAACAGGTTCGCGAGCCCGGTGCACCCGCCGATCAGTACGCAGTCGACCATTCGGTGGGGATGTTCCTGCTCGCGGCGGATGGCCGCTATCTGCGCCGTTTCGCCTATGCCACGCCGGCGACCGAGATCGCCGCCCGTATCCGCGAGATCATGGGCGCGAGCCCTCAGCGGCCGGGGCAGCAACGCCAGCCGGCAGCGACCGGCAGGTGA
- a CDS encoding class I SAM-dependent rRNA methyltransferase, whose translation MPQLVLLPGKDRQLARQHPWIFAGAVDRLEGRARPGDTVEVVAANGRPLAKAAWSPESKIRARVWTFDPQEIVDDAFFKRRVQAAVERRLLLPELREQEGLRLLHGESDGLPGVIADRYSDTIVLQLTSAGADKWRQALVRALQRATGCARIYERSDSDVRRLEGLLPVAGWLLGEAPPSPLSIVENGVRMRVDIVSGHKTGFYLDQRDNRLLTCRLASGRRTLNCFCYSGGFSLQALAGGASQVLSIDSSAPALATAVENLALNPRLDASLAEWRESDVFSELRLLKRRGELFDLIILDPPKFAPSAAHAERAARAYRDINVFGFRLLAAGGLLLTYSCSGGISRQHFREIVADAAVAAGREARILRHLAAPADHPVGLGFSEGEYLKGLLCQAD comes from the coding sequence ATGCCTCAACTCGTTCTCCTGCCCGGCAAGGATCGCCAGCTTGCCCGCCAGCATCCGTGGATTTTCGCCGGCGCGGTCGACCGGCTGGAAGGCCGCGCTCGTCCTGGCGACACGGTCGAGGTCGTCGCCGCCAACGGCCGGCCGCTGGCCAAGGCCGCCTGGAGCCCGGAATCGAAGATCCGGGCCCGGGTGTGGACCTTCGATCCGCAGGAAATCGTCGACGACGCGTTCTTCAAGCGGCGCGTGCAGGCGGCAGTCGAGCGTCGCCTGCTGCTGCCCGAGTTGCGCGAACAGGAGGGACTGCGGCTGCTGCACGGCGAGTCCGACGGCCTGCCCGGCGTCATCGCCGATCGCTACAGCGACACGATCGTCCTCCAGCTGACGTCCGCCGGCGCCGACAAGTGGCGACAGGCGCTGGTGCGTGCGCTGCAGCGGGCAACGGGCTGCGCGCGCATCTACGAGCGCTCGGACTCGGACGTCCGCCGTCTCGAGGGACTGCTTCCCGTCGCCGGCTGGTTGCTTGGCGAGGCGCCGCCGAGCCCGCTGAGCATCGTCGAGAACGGTGTCCGCATGCGGGTGGACATCGTCAGCGGCCACAAGACCGGCTTCTATCTCGACCAGCGCGACAACCGGCTGCTGACGTGCCGGCTCGCCAGCGGACGCCGGACGCTGAACTGCTTCTGCTACAGCGGCGGCTTCTCGTTGCAGGCACTCGCCGGCGGGGCCAGCCAGGTGCTGTCGATCGACTCCTCGGCACCGGCACTGGCGACTGCCGTGGAGAACCTCGCCCTCAACCCGCGACTCGACGCCAGCCTCGCCGAATGGCGCGAGTCGGACGTGTTCAGCGAGCTGCGGCTGTTGAAGCGTCGCGGCGAACTCTTCGACCTGATCATCCTCGATCCGCCGAAGTTCGCTCCCTCGGCCGCGCATGCGGAACGAGCCGCGCGCGCCTACCGGGACATCAACGTCTTCGGCTTCCGACTCCTGGCTGCGGGCGGCTTGCTGCTGACCTACTCCTGCTCGGGCGGAATCAGCCGCCAGCACTTTCGGGAGATCGTCGCCGATGCCGCAGTTGCCGCCGGTCGCGAGGCACGCATCCTGCGCCATCTGGCAGCACCCGCCGACCACCCGGTGGGACTCGGCTTCAGCGAAGGGGAGTACCTCAAGGGACTGCTCTGTCAGGCGGACTGA
- the msrA gene encoding peptide-methionine (S)-S-oxide reductase MsrA: MSRAVVGVLLLLIAGPLAAADGAAAKPGEVRTAIFAGGCFWCSEADFEKLPGVIAVESGYTAGRTASPTYEQVSAGGTGHTEAVRVTYDARRISYVQLLDHFWRHIDPTVRNRQFCDVGSQYRSGIYWQNEVERKAAESSRDALLASGKVPRIETELAAAATFYPAEEYHQDYYRKNPVRYSYYRLSCGRDARLKQIWGDG; encoded by the coding sequence ATGAGCCGGGCCGTCGTCGGTGTGCTGCTGCTCCTCATTGCGGGTCCGCTTGCCGCGGCCGATGGGGCCGCCGCCAAGCCGGGCGAGGTGCGCACAGCGATCTTTGCCGGTGGATGCTTCTGGTGCAGCGAGGCGGACTTCGAAAAGCTGCCGGGAGTCATCGCGGTGGAGTCGGGCTATACCGCCGGGCGTACGGCCAGCCCCACCTATGAGCAGGTCAGCGCGGGCGGCACGGGCCATACCGAGGCGGTGCGCGTCACTTATGACGCGCGGCGGATCAGCTACGTCCAGCTCCTGGACCACTTCTGGCGCCACATCGATCCGACCGTCAGGAACCGCCAGTTCTGCGACGTCGGTTCGCAGTATCGCAGCGGCATCTACTGGCAGAACGAAGTCGAGCGCAAGGCTGCCGAGAGCAGCCGGGATGCCCTGTTGGCCAGCGGCAAGGTGCCGCGGATCGAAACCGAACTGGCCGCCGCCGCAACCTTCTATCCGGCCGAAGAGTACCATCAGGACTACTACCGGAAGAACCCAGTGCGTTATTCGTACTATCGGCTGTCCTGTGGTCGGGATGCCCGCCTGAAGCAGATTTGGGGAGATGGCTGA
- the msrB gene encoding peptide-methionine (R)-S-oxide reductase MsrB: MNRCQTLKWLNHISTCIVPEATAGPAATRDHGRLEKSQAEWATLLPLPAYRVLFEEDTERAGSSPLNHEKGDGTFVCAACCLPLFDSAAKYDSGTGWPSFWQPLPGAIATRTDFKLIYPRTEYHCSRCGGHQGHVFKDGPQPTGKRYCNNGVALRFVPRGEQLPELRT; the protein is encoded by the coding sequence ATGAATCGTTGTCAGACACTGAAATGGTTGAACCACATCTCGACCTGCATCGTCCCGGAGGCGACGGCTGGTCCCGCGGCGACTCGTGACCACGGTCGGCTCGAAAAATCGCAAGCCGAGTGGGCGACCCTGCTGCCGCTGCCCGCCTATCGTGTCCTCTTCGAAGAGGACACCGAACGCGCCGGAAGCAGTCCATTGAACCACGAGAAGGGCGACGGCACCTTCGTTTGTGCTGCCTGCTGCCTGCCGCTCTTCGACAGCGCAGCGAAATACGACAGCGGCACCGGCTGGCCCAGCTTCTGGCAGCCGTTGCCCGGCGCGATTGCCACGCGGACCGACTTCAAACTGATCTACCCGCGCACCGAGTATCACTGCAGCCGCTGCGGTGGGCATCAGGGGCACGTCTTCAAGGATGGTCCGCAGCCAACCGGCAAGCGCTACTGCAACAATGGCGTGGCGCTTCGCTTCGTGCCGCGCGGCGAGCAACTGCCGGAACTGCGCACATGA
- a CDS encoding Fur family transcriptional regulator codes for MKPAIIRSGEQPSESEAERAARLIRRAGARATPARVRVLRLLRSAPTALSHHEIEESLGDLALDRVTLYRVLDWLVATGLAHRNADTRRTFRFSAASGSEHSAHTHFRCDGCGRVFCLDAAPPPPPMLPEGFLLSRIELDLRGRCAQCAGSPQ; via the coding sequence ATGAAGCCTGCCATCATCCGCAGTGGCGAACAGCCGAGCGAAAGCGAGGCCGAGCGTGCAGCCCGTCTGATTCGCCGCGCCGGCGCCCGCGCCACGCCGGCCCGCGTTCGCGTCCTCCGCCTGCTGCGATCGGCACCGACCGCACTCAGCCACCATGAGATCGAAGAGTCCCTCGGCGATCTGGCGCTCGATCGCGTCACGCTCTACCGCGTGCTCGACTGGCTGGTCGCGACCGGGCTGGCGCACCGGAACGCGGACACGCGACGGACCTTCCGCTTTTCCGCCGCCAGCGGCAGCGAGCATTCGGCCCATACCCATTTCCGCTGCGACGGGTGCGGGCGTGTGTTCTGCCTCGACGCCGCACCGCCGCCACCCCCGATGCTGCCGGAGGGGTTCTTGCTGTCACGCATCGAACTCGATCTGCGCGGACGCTGCGCGCAGTGCGCGGGCAGCCCGCAGTGA
- a CDS encoding CobW family GTP-binding protein has translation MSAVPSPERAIPVTILAGFLGAGKTTLLNHLLRQPAMADAAVLINEFGEVAIDHHLVDKVDDNVLVLASGCLCCSVRGELARSLRDLFMRRLRREIPTFSRVLIETTGLADPAPVLYTLLEDFFIAERFRIDGVVTAVDATHANRQLGRHFEAVRQVAMADRLLLTKCDLAEPAELATLARRLRRANPGAPQIEVAHGHIDAGQVLGCGLYDPAGKTADVRRWLAEEKVKAEHDAWRQDLHVHDVNRHDALVHSFVLRFAEPFAWPDFSEAIDVLLATCGDRILRVKGLVAVADEVGPRVVQCVQHMRYPAASLPEWPDDDRQSRLVFIVRALERQIIDQAFIMFCGTPAKGEV, from the coding sequence GTGAGCGCAGTGCCGTCGCCCGAACGGGCGATTCCGGTGACCATCCTGGCTGGCTTCCTCGGTGCCGGCAAGACCACGTTGCTCAACCATCTCCTGCGGCAACCGGCGATGGCCGATGCGGCGGTGCTGATCAATGAATTCGGCGAGGTCGCGATCGACCATCACCTGGTCGACAAGGTGGACGACAACGTCCTCGTTCTCGCTTCCGGCTGCCTCTGCTGCAGCGTCCGCGGCGAGCTTGCACGCAGCCTGCGCGACCTGTTCATGCGCCGCCTGCGGCGCGAGATCCCTACCTTCTCCCGCGTCCTGATCGAAACCACCGGGTTGGCCGATCCGGCGCCGGTACTGTACACGCTGCTCGAGGATTTCTTCATCGCCGAGCGCTTTCGCATCGATGGCGTCGTGACGGCAGTCGACGCGACCCATGCGAACCGCCAGCTGGGACGCCATTTCGAGGCCGTGCGGCAAGTGGCGATGGCCGATCGCCTGTTGTTGACCAAGTGTGACCTGGCCGAGCCGGCTGAGCTCGCCACCCTGGCGCGACGACTGCGCCGGGCGAACCCCGGCGCACCGCAGATCGAGGTCGCGCACGGCCACATTGATGCCGGGCAGGTACTCGGCTGCGGGCTCTACGACCCCGCTGGCAAGACAGCCGACGTCCGGCGCTGGCTGGCCGAGGAGAAGGTCAAGGCGGAACACGACGCCTGGCGGCAGGATCTGCACGTCCATGACGTCAATCGCCATGACGCACTGGTTCATTCCTTCGTCCTGCGCTTCGCCGAGCCCTTCGCTTGGCCGGACTTCAGTGAAGCGATCGATGTCCTGCTCGCCACCTGTGGTGACCGCATCCTGCGCGTCAAGGGCCTCGTCGCTGTCGCCGACGAGGTCGGGCCACGCGTCGTGCAGTGTGTGCAGCACATGCGCTATCCGGCAGCATCACTGCCCGAATGGCCGGACGACGACCGGCAGAGCAGGCTGGTGTTCATCGTCCGGGCGCTCGAGCGACAGATCATAGATCAGGCCTTCATCATGTTCTGTGGCACCCCGGCAAAAGGAGAAGTGTGA
- a CDS encoding DOMON-like domain-containing protein, protein MPINEFPLTLLCHPATPAPVVRSVEARAERTASGDLVLAYRLRGDMVRLRIPPPTAPRRADGLWEHSCFEAFTGIAGETAYQEFNFSPSGEWASYAFAGYRQPIAVAIPLPAPRLTARLSAGRLEVEVLIAAAALPANAAAATLQIGLAAVIEAADVVDGSHSYWALHHPADLPDFHHRDGFRLELAPASRSARRDS, encoded by the coding sequence ATGCCGATCAACGAATTCCCGCTGACCCTGCTCTGCCACCCGGCGACGCCGGCGCCCGTGGTGCGATCGGTCGAAGCCCGGGCAGAACGCACCGCCAGCGGCGACCTGGTGCTGGCCTATCGGCTGCGCGGTGACATGGTGCGCCTGCGAATCCCGCCACCAACGGCTCCCCGGCGTGCCGATGGCCTCTGGGAACACAGCTGCTTCGAGGCCTTCACCGGCATCGCGGGCGAGACTGCGTATCAGGAGTTCAACTTCTCGCCGTCCGGCGAGTGGGCGAGCTACGCGTTCGCCGGCTACCGCCAACCGATAGCCGTGGCCATACCGCTACCGGCACCGCGGCTGACCGCCAGGCTGTCTGCCGGCCGCCTCGAAGTCGAGGTGTTGATCGCCGCTGCTGCCTTGCCGGCGAATGCCGCCGCGGCGACCCTGCAGATCGGCCTCGCCGCGGTCATCGAGGCGGCCGATGTCGTCGACGGCAGCCACAGTTACTGGGCACTGCACCATCCGGCTGATCTGCCCGATTTTCATCATCGCGACGGCTTCCGCCTCGAACTCGCCCCGGCAAGCCGATCCGCCCGAAGGGATTCCTGA
- a CDS encoding exo-beta-N-acetylmuramidase NamZ family protein, translating into MPAFLSGLDRLLGDSDLRQPLRGRRLALLAHPASVSADMTHALDALAALDDVRLTAAFGPQHGLRGDKQDNMVESAEFFDPQHGIPVFSLYGTVRRPTSQMMSSFDLLLVDLQDVGCRIYTFITTLLYVLEAAASHGKEVWILDRPNPVGRPVEGLLLRPGWESFVGAGPLPMRHGLTMGELACWFIRRFELELDCTVIRMQGWAPDAAPGYGWPTGQRSWINPSPNAASLAMARCYAGTVMLEGSSLSEGRGTTRPLELFGAPDLDARRLIAGMHSLAPAWLQGCRLRECWFEPTFHKHAGQLCHGVQIHVDDSAYRHHGFRPWRLQSLAFKVLRRLQPDYPLWRDFPYEYETDRLAIDLINGSPALRQWVDDPTATPDDLDSLSRADEDAWLQMRQDFLLY; encoded by the coding sequence ATGCCCGCGTTCCTCTCCGGCCTCGACCGTTTGCTCGGCGACAGCGACCTGCGGCAACCCCTGCGCGGCCGCCGGCTGGCGCTGCTCGCCCACCCGGCATCGGTCAGCGCCGACATGACGCATGCGCTCGACGCGCTCGCAGCGCTGGACGATGTGCGGCTGACGGCCGCCTTCGGACCGCAGCACGGATTGCGCGGCGACAAGCAGGACAACATGGTCGAGTCGGCCGAGTTCTTCGATCCGCAGCACGGAATCCCGGTCTTCAGCCTGTACGGCACGGTCCGACGTCCAACATCGCAAATGATGTCGAGCTTCGACCTCCTGCTGGTCGACCTGCAGGATGTGGGCTGCCGCATCTACACCTTCATCACCACCCTGCTGTACGTTCTCGAGGCGGCCGCCTCGCATGGCAAGGAAGTGTGGATCCTGGACCGCCCGAACCCCGTCGGGCGGCCGGTTGAAGGATTGCTGCTGCGCCCTGGGTGGGAGAGCTTCGTCGGCGCCGGACCGCTGCCGATGCGCCATGGCCTGACGATGGGCGAACTCGCCTGCTGGTTCATCCGCCGGTTCGAACTCGAACTGGACTGCACGGTCATCCGGATGCAGGGCTGGGCGCCCGACGCGGCACCTGGCTACGGATGGCCGACTGGCCAGCGCAGCTGGATCAACCCGAGCCCCAATGCCGCCAGTCTGGCGATGGCGCGCTGTTATGCCGGCACGGTGATGCTCGAGGGCAGCTCGCTTTCCGAGGGTCGCGGCACGACCCGCCCGCTGGAGCTGTTTGGCGCACCGGATCTCGACGCTCGCCGGCTGATCGCCGGCATGCATTCGCTGGCACCCGCCTGGCTGCAAGGCTGCCGGCTGCGCGAGTGCTGGTTCGAGCCGACCTTCCACAAACACGCCGGGCAGCTGTGCCACGGTGTCCAGATCCACGTCGACGACAGCGCCTACCGGCACCACGGTTTCCGTCCCTGGCGCTTGCAGAGCCTCGCCTTCAAGGTGCTGCGGCGATTGCAGCCGGACTACCCGCTATGGCGGGACTTTCCCTACGAGTACGAAACGGATCGGCTGGCGATCGACCTGATCAACGGCTCGCCCGCGCTGCGACAGTGGGTCGATGACCCGACGGCCACGCCCGACGACCTTGATTCCCTCAGCCGCGCTGACGAGGACGCGTGGCTGCAGATGCGGCAGGACTTCCTGCTTTACTGA
- the glmM gene encoding phosphoglucosamine mutase, producing the protein MTRKYFGTDGVRGRVGEAPITPEFVMRLGHAAGRVLAARDSTRSHAKPGDRPAVLIGKDTRISGYMLEAALEAGFSAAGVDVCLVGPMPTPAIAYLTRALRLQAGIVISASHNPYYDNGIKFFAANGSKLPDDLELEIEAALDEPLTCVPSAGLGRARRIGDADGRYIEFCKGTFPFEMDLRGLKIVVDCANGAAYHLAPHVFHELGAEVSSIGTEPNGLNINQDVGATAPGALSRAVLAQAADIGIALDGDADRLIMVDSLGQVYDGDQLLFAVVRSRLRQGAVAGVVGTLMTNLALEHAFGELKVPFARAAVGDRYVMDLLRQKGWLYGGENSGHILCLDRHTTGDGIVSALQVLCALREEGGDLQQLLGCLRLYPQKLINVALSKGFPWQEHPLIAATRTTVERELQGHGRVLLRASGTEPLLRVMVEGQDPLLVNSAAETLAAAVREAVSS; encoded by the coding sequence GTGACGAGAAAGTATTTTGGCACCGATGGCGTCCGCGGGCGCGTCGGCGAGGCACCGATCACGCCCGAGTTCGTCATGCGCCTGGGACATGCGGCCGGACGGGTCCTGGCCGCACGCGACAGTACGCGCAGCCATGCCAAGCCGGGCGACCGGCCAGCGGTACTGATTGGCAAAGACACCCGGATCTCGGGCTACATGCTGGAGGCGGCTCTCGAAGCCGGGTTTTCCGCCGCCGGGGTCGATGTCTGTCTGGTCGGGCCGATGCCGACGCCGGCGATTGCCTACCTCACTCGCGCCCTGCGCCTGCAGGCGGGCATCGTCATTTCCGCGTCGCACAACCCGTACTACGACAACGGGATCAAGTTCTTCGCGGCGAACGGAAGCAAGCTGCCCGATGATCTGGAACTCGAGATCGAGGCGGCCCTCGACGAACCGCTGACCTGTGTTCCCTCCGCCGGTCTCGGGCGGGCGCGTCGGATCGGCGACGCCGACGGGCGCTACATCGAGTTCTGCAAGGGCACCTTCCCATTCGAGATGGACCTGCGCGGACTGAAGATCGTCGTCGATTGCGCCAACGGTGCTGCCTATCATCTCGCGCCGCATGTCTTCCATGAGCTGGGGGCAGAAGTCAGCAGCATCGGTACCGAACCGAATGGCCTGAACATCAATCAGGATGTAGGCGCGACCGCTCCTGGAGCTCTGTCGAGGGCGGTCTTGGCGCAGGCGGCCGACATCGGCATTGCCCTCGATGGTGACGCGGACCGCTTGATCATGGTCGATTCGCTGGGCCAGGTCTACGATGGCGACCAGCTGCTGTTTGCCGTCGTGCGCAGCCGATTGCGGCAAGGAGCGGTTGCCGGAGTCGTCGGCACGCTGATGACCAATCTGGCTCTGGAACATGCATTCGGCGAACTCAAGGTTCCGTTTGCCCGCGCGGCCGTCGGCGACCGCTACGTCATGGACCTGCTGCGGCAGAAGGGCTGGCTTTATGGTGGCGAGAACTCGGGACACATCCTGTGTCTTGATCGGCACACGACCGGCGATGGCATCGTCTCTGCACTGCAGGTGTTGTGCGCGCTACGCGAGGAGGGCGGCGATCTGCAGCAGTTGCTGGGCTGTCTGCGGCTGTATCCGCAGAAGCTGATCAACGTCGCGTTGAGCAAGGGATTCCCCTGGCAGGAGCACCCGCTGATCGCGGCCACCCGCACCACGGTGGAGCGCGAGTTGCAGGGGCACGGACGGGTCCTGCTGCGCGCCTCCGGAACCGAGCCTCTGTTGCGAGTGATGGTCGAAGGGCAGGATCCGTTGCTGGTCAACAGCGCTGCCGAGACGCTCGCTGCGGCCGTGCGCGAAGCGGTCTCGTCGTAG